Proteins encoded within one genomic window of Coprococcus phoceensis:
- the rpsD gene encoding 30S ribosomal protein S4 gives MAVNRVPVLKRCRSLGMDPIYLGIDKKSNRQLKRANRKMSEYGLQLREKQKAKFIYGVLEKPFRNYFAKASKMNGMTGENLMILLESRLDNVVFRMGFARTRKEARQIVDHKHVLVNGKQVNIPSYLVKAGDVIEIKEKHKGSQRYKDILEVTGGRLVPEWLDVNAEGLQGTVKELPTREVIDVPVDEMLIVELYSK, from the coding sequence ATGGCAGTAAACAGAGTTCCAGTTCTTAAAAGATGTAGATCACTTGGTATGGATCCAATCTATTTAGGAATCGATAAAAAATCTAACAGACAATTAAAAAGAGCTAATAGAAAAATGAGCGAATATGGACTTCAATTACGCGAAAAACAAAAAGCGAAATTTATCTATGGCGTTTTAGAAAAACCATTTAGAAATTACTTTGCAAAAGCTTCTAAAATGAACGGTATGACAGGTGAAAATCTTATGATTCTTCTTGAGTCAAGATTAGACAATGTTGTATTCCGTATGGGATTTGCAAGAACAAGAAAAGAAGCAAGACAGATTGTTGACCACAAACATGTATTAGTAAATGGTAAACAAGTAAATATCCCATCTTACTTAGTAAAAGCTGGAGATGTTATCGAAATCAAAGAAAAACACAAAGGTTCACAGAGATATAAAGATATCTTAGAAGTAACAGGTGGAAGATTAGTTCCAGAATGGTTAGATGTAAATGCAGAAGGCCTTCAGGGAACTGTAAAAGAACTTCCTACAAGAGAAGTTATCGATGTTCCTGTAGACGAGATGTTGATTGTCGAATTATATTCTAAATAA
- a CDS encoding DNA-directed RNA polymerase subunit alpha, translated as MFDFNKPNIEITEISEDKKYGRFVVEPLERGYGTTLGNSLRRIMLSSLPGAAISQVKIDGVLHEFSSIPGVKEDVTEIVMNLKSLAIKNTSETDEPKTAYIEFEGEGVVTAADIQVDPDIEIMNPDAVIATLNGGADSKLYMELTITKGRGYVSADKNKKEDLPIAVIPIDSIYTPVERVNLTVENTRVGQITDYDKLTLDVYTNGTLLPDEAVSLAAKVLNEHLKLFIDLSEVAQAAEVMIEKEDDEKEKVLEMSIDELELSVRSYNCLKRAGINTVEELTNRTPEDMMKVRNLGRKSLEEVLAKLKELGLELSQGEE; from the coding sequence GTGTTTGATTTTAATAAACCCAATATTGAAATTACTGAGATTTCAGAAGATAAGAAATACGGAAGATTTGTTGTAGAGCCTTTAGAGAGAGGTTATGGAACAACACTTGGTAACTCTTTGAGAAGAATTATGCTTTCTTCATTACCTGGAGCTGCAATCAGTCAGGTGAAAATCGATGGAGTTTTACATGAGTTCAGCTCAATTCCGGGAGTAAAAGAAGATGTTACTGAGATTGTAATGAATTTAAAATCATTAGCTATCAAAAATACTTCAGAAACAGACGAACCAAAGACTGCTTACATCGAGTTTGAAGGTGAAGGTGTAGTTACTGCAGCTGACATTCAGGTAGATCCGGATATTGAGATTATGAATCCTGATGCGGTTATCGCAACTTTGAATGGCGGAGCTGACAGCAAACTGTACATGGAACTTACAATCACAAAGGGCAGAGGTTATGTGAGCGCAGATAAGAATAAAAAAGAGGATTTACCAATTGCGGTAATTCCGATTGATTCTATCTATACACCGGTAGAACGTGTAAATCTTACAGTAGAGAATACACGTGTTGGTCAGATTACAGATTATGATAAGCTGACACTTGATGTATATACTAATGGTACATTACTTCCGGACGAAGCAGTCAGTCTTGCAGCGAAAGTGCTCAACGAACACTTGAAATTATTCATCGATTTATCAGAAGTTGCTCAGGCAGCGGAAGTTATGATTGAAAAAGAAGACGATGAAAAAGAAAAAGTGCTTGAGATGAGCATTGATGAATTAGAACTTTCTGTTCGTTCATATAACTGTCTGAAGAGAGCAGGAATCAATACAGTTGAAGAGTTAACTAATAGAACTCCTGAAGATATGATGAAAGTACGTAATCTTGGACGTAAATCTTTAGAAGAAGTATTAGCTAAATTAAAAGAGCTTGGTCTTGAACTGAGCCAAGGTGAAGAGTAG
- a CDS encoding bL17 family ribosomal protein: MAKYRKLGRTSSQRKALIRNQVTALLNNGKIVTTEAKAKEIRKVAEGLIALAVKEKDNFEEVKVMAKVARKDKDGKRVKEVVDGKKVTVYDEVEKTIKKDMPSRLHARRQMLKVLYPVVEVKDGKKRSAKEVDLVEKLFTEIAPKYESRNGGYTRIVKIGLRKGDAAMEVLLELV; the protein is encoded by the coding sequence ATGGCAAAATATAGAAAGCTTGGAAGAACATCAAGCCAAAGAAAAGCATTAATCAGAAATCAGGTAACAGCTTTACTTAACAATGGTAAAATCGTTACAACAGAAGCAAAAGCAAAAGAGATCCGCAAAGTTGCTGAAGGTCTTATCGCTTTAGCTGTAAAAGAAAAAGATAACTTTGAAGAAGTAAAAGTTATGGCAAAAGTTGCTCGTAAAGACAAAGACGGCAAGAGAGTAAAAGAAGTTGTAGATGGTAAAAAAGTTACTGTTTATGATGAAGTTGAAAAAACAATCAAAAAAGATATGCCTTCAAGATTACATGCAAGAAGACAAATGTTAAAAGTTCTTTATCCTGTAGTTGAAGTAAAAGATGGCAAGAAGAGAAGTGCAAAAGAAGTTGATTTAGTGGAAAAATTATTCACAGAGATCGCTCCTAAATATGAGAGCCGTAACGGTGGTTACACAAGAATCGTAAAAATCGGTTTACGTAAAGGTGATGCCGCTATGGAAGTTCTTCTTGAATTAGTGTAA
- a CDS encoding LacI family DNA-binding transcriptional regulator has product MVTIKDIAEKAGVSTTTVSNVIHGKTKKVSPANIEKIQNLIKEMGYVQKMGLRVLRHGNSRLIAVVINSHKKFDEAILADPFYGKILGFIEEKIRTLGYYMMFYSADNLDDIFRMVMAWDIDGVVTLSFTKRDCEKMYYMIEKPVVSIDAYGELEGNQIVPNIGLDDISGGYMMTQYLLNIGYDQIFVCASRDHGVDHMRWEGAQQALGHFRQREAKVYFMALGRSRSEREKHYAELVSQIPFAKKTAAFFLSDLFAIEAMSFLADRKIKVPEQIGIAGYDDINYARYTTPKLTTVHQNIKERAVKAVDTLISLIEQKEGEFPDLEMEFRFPVTLITRQSV; this is encoded by the coding sequence ATGGTCACAATAAAAGATATCGCGGAAAAGGCAGGAGTCAGTACGACAACTGTTTCCAATGTAATTCACGGAAAAACAAAAAAAGTATCACCTGCCAATATCGAAAAAATACAGAATCTTATCAAAGAGATGGGATATGTTCAAAAGATGGGACTTAGAGTGTTGAGACATGGAAACTCAAGGCTTATCGCAGTTGTGATAAACTCGCATAAAAAATTTGATGAGGCGATTTTGGCAGATCCTTTTTATGGCAAAATTCTCGGGTTTATTGAGGAAAAAATAAGAACACTTGGATATTATATGATGTTCTATTCGGCTGATAATCTAGATGACATTTTCCGGATGGTGATGGCCTGGGACATTGATGGTGTTGTGACATTATCTTTCACAAAGCGAGATTGTGAAAAAATGTATTATATGATAGAAAAGCCGGTCGTGTCAATTGACGCATATGGCGAATTGGAAGGGAATCAGATTGTGCCGAATATCGGACTGGATGATATAAGTGGTGGTTATATGATGACGCAGTATCTTTTGAATATTGGTTATGATCAGATATTTGTCTGTGCATCAAGGGATCATGGTGTAGACCACATGCGATGGGAAGGGGCACAGCAGGCGCTGGGACATTTCAGACAGAGAGAAGCAAAAGTTTACTTTATGGCGCTTGGCAGAAGCCGCTCAGAGAGAGAAAAGCATTATGCAGAACTTGTCAGTCAAATTCCATTTGCAAAGAAAACAGCAGCATTCTTTCTTTCAGACTTGTTTGCAATTGAGGCAATGAGCTTTCTGGCGGATAGAAAGATAAAAGTTCCGGAACAGATTGGGATTGCAGGATATGATGATATTAATTATGCCAGATACACTACACCTAAGCTTACAACGGTTCATCAGAATATAAAAGAACGGGCAGTAAAAGCGGTTGATACGCTGATTTCTTTAATTGAGCAAAAAGAAGGAGAGTTTCCAGACCTGGAGATGGAATTTCGATTTCCGGTTACGTTGATCACACGGCAGTCTGTGTAG
- a CDS encoding PTS mannose/fructose/sorbose transporter subunit IIAB: MKKVLIATHGKMASGMSRTIQLLVGNMAEITTIDAYVEPDDDIETQMSQFFEQAGEEKIFVFTDIQGGSVNQKLLKYSERKNVVLITGVNIPILIQIMFADDDVTVDELQKMIEEARQELKLVSADGCLVEENKLKKSTQEKKQVVKQPENYENSTAKIAALRIDDRLIHGQVAMTWTKQLKVQGIVVANDEAVNDPTQKMALKMAVPAGIKVLIKPVQEAIRMLNHPKAEKMRILVLTRTVKDAVTVRENVGEIGFLNLGNTGRFDGIEASKKQSLSPTIMLTKEEIQSLKKLVELDDKVCMQQVPNDEQKLVKDVLGKLDE, encoded by the coding sequence ATGAAAAAAGTACTGATTGCGACACATGGAAAAATGGCATCCGGAATGAGTCGCACAATACAGCTTTTGGTAGGAAACATGGCAGAGATTACAACAATTGATGCATATGTAGAGCCCGATGACGATATTGAAACTCAAATGAGTCAGTTTTTTGAACAGGCTGGCGAAGAAAAAATTTTTGTATTCACGGACATACAAGGGGGAAGTGTGAATCAGAAGCTCTTGAAGTACAGTGAGAGGAAAAATGTGGTATTGATTACCGGAGTGAATATACCAATTCTCATACAAATTATGTTTGCAGATGATGATGTGACTGTCGATGAACTACAGAAGATGATTGAAGAGGCAAGACAGGAACTTAAACTAGTAAGTGCAGATGGGTGTCTGGTTGAGGAAAATAAATTGAAAAAGAGTACTCAAGAAAAGAAACAAGTTGTGAAACAGCCGGAAAACTATGAAAATTCAACAGCGAAGATTGCGGCATTGCGTATTGATGACAGATTGATTCATGGTCAGGTAGCAATGACCTGGACAAAGCAGCTGAAAGTACAGGGAATTGTGGTTGCAAACGATGAGGCGGTAAATGATCCGACACAGAAGATGGCATTGAAAATGGCAGTTCCGGCAGGGATTAAAGTGCTGATTAAGCCGGTTCAAGAGGCTATTCGAATGCTGAATCATCCAAAAGCAGAAAAAATGCGAATTCTTGTTTTGACAAGAACTGTGAAAGATGCAGTGACTGTAAGAGAGAATGTTGGAGAGATTGGATTTTTGAATCTTGGAAACACAGGAAGATTTGATGGAATTGAGGCATCGAAAAAGCAGAGTTTATCACCGACTATCATGCTTACGAAAGAGGAGATACAAAGTTTGAAAAAACTAGTGGAATTGGACGATAAAGTTTGTATGCAGCAAGTTCCAAATGATGAGCAGAAACTTGTGAAAGATGTACTTGGGAAACTGGATGAGTAA
- a CDS encoding PTS mannose/fructose/sorbose/N-acetylgalactosamine transporter subunit IIC, with product MVEAFLVALAVFICVGGAELAGFTMLNRPIVIGPLVGLFLGDLSTGVTVGAALEAVFMGVVNIGGASAAEPGIATAVGTAFAIMMGKGSEVALTLALPIGILGLQIKTLLYIFIVGMFAKTFDRLAQEGKQKQITALHYGLWAVNWALYSLVAFFGILFGSEAVSAFLEWIPDVVMNGLTVCGGLLPAVGMAMLMKMLWDKKICMFFFLGFICVAYLELPLVALAVLGVIIAVVIGMNDYQMSKLAQMRPVYAGDLKDTELDEEEEEFFNE from the coding sequence ATGGTAGAAGCATTTTTAGTGGCATTAGCAGTATTTATCTGCGTTGGAGGGGCAGAGTTAGCAGGATTTACAATGTTAAACAGACCGATTGTAATCGGACCGCTTGTAGGACTGTTCCTGGGAGATTTATCAACCGGAGTGACTGTAGGCGCAGCGTTGGAAGCTGTTTTTATGGGAGTGGTAAATATCGGTGGAGCATCTGCGGCGGAGCCTGGAATTGCTACAGCAGTAGGCACAGCGTTTGCGATCATGATGGGAAAAGGCAGTGAGGTTGCACTGACTTTGGCACTCCCAATTGGAATTTTGGGATTACAGATTAAGACACTTTTATATATTTTTATTGTCGGAATGTTTGCGAAGACATTTGACAGGCTGGCGCAGGAGGGAAAACAAAAGCAGATTACTGCACTGCATTATGGACTATGGGCAGTGAATTGGGCTTTGTATTCTCTGGTTGCATTTTTTGGAATCCTGTTTGGATCGGAGGCAGTAAGTGCATTTCTTGAATGGATACCGGACGTAGTTATGAATGGTCTGACTGTATGCGGCGGACTTCTTCCGGCTGTTGGTATGGCAATGCTCATGAAGATGCTTTGGGACAAGAAAATATGTATGTTCTTTTTCCTGGGATTTATTTGTGTGGCATATTTGGAATTGCCACTTGTGGCACTTGCTGTTCTTGGCGTGATCATAGCAGTAGTGATTGGAATGAATGATTACCAAATGAGTAAACTAGCGCAGATGAGACCTGTGTATGCAGGCGATCTAAAAGATACAGAATTAGATGAGGAAGAGGAGGAATTTTTCAATGAGTAA
- a CDS encoding PTS system mannose/fructose/sorbose family transporter subunit IID: MSKLVKSVSAEERKFLRKAFWRSATLYAAVSPAKQGASGFCYSLMPALNHFYKDPEKKKEALSRSMSYFNTTVPFSTFIMGLVASMEKENSEKPDFDTASINAVKSSLMGPLAGIGDSIFWGVLRVIAAGIAVSMGQSGNVLAPLVFLILFNLPSILVRYYGTFLGYKLGSQYIQKVYASGLMNILTKAASTVGLIMVGGMTAQMVTFTSKLEVSMKGESVMNLQNMLDQIFVGIVPLGITLLCYYLLKKKNVSITVLILGVIVLSIVLSVLGIA; this comes from the coding sequence ATGAGTAAGCTTGTAAAATCTGTTTCGGCAGAAGAAAGAAAATTTTTAAGAAAAGCATTCTGGCGGTCTGCAACATTGTATGCGGCAGTAAGCCCGGCAAAACAAGGAGCATCTGGGTTTTGTTATTCACTGATGCCGGCGCTTAATCATTTTTACAAAGATCCGGAAAAGAAAAAAGAGGCGCTTTCGAGAAGTATGTCATACTTCAATACAACGGTTCCGTTTTCGACATTTATTATGGGACTTGTAGCTTCTATGGAAAAAGAAAATAGCGAGAAACCGGATTTTGATACGGCATCGATCAATGCTGTAAAATCAAGTCTTATGGGACCTCTTGCAGGGATTGGAGATTCTATCTTTTGGGGTGTGCTCCGTGTGATCGCAGCGGGAATTGCAGTCAGCATGGGACAGAGCGGAAACGTATTGGCACCACTTGTGTTTTTAATACTTTTTAACCTTCCGTCTATTTTAGTTCGTTATTACGGAACATTTTTAGGATATAAACTTGGTTCACAGTATATTCAGAAAGTATATGCAAGTGGTCTGATGAATATTTTGACGAAGGCGGCGAGTACAGTTGGTCTGATTATGGTCGGAGGAATGACTGCTCAGATGGTGACATTCACTTCAAAGCTGGAAGTGAGCATGAAGGGGGAATCTGTGATGAACCTTCAGAATATGCTTGATCAGATTTTTGTTGGAATTGTACCGCTTGGAATCACCTTACTTTGTTATTATCTGCTGAAAAAGAAAAATGTCAGTATCACAGTATTGATTCTTGGAGTGATCGTACTTAGCATTGTGTTATCGGTTTTGGGAATTGCATAA
- a CDS encoding glycoside hydrolase family 13 protein — MSEWWKKSVVYQIYPRSFKDSNGDGFGDLNGIIEKLDYIKKLGADAVWLSPVFDSPQDDNGYDVRDYRKIYDKFGTNEDMDRLIEEAHARGIKIILDLVVNHTSDEHEWFVESYKSDDNPYSDFYFWKDPKADGSEPNNWGSSFCGSAWEYAETRGQYYLHFYTKKQPDLNWENEQVRQAVYDIMKYWFDKGVDGWRMDVIASISKYTDFPDYPQKPGQKYYTGYMHSNGPRLHEFLQEMNREVLSKYDCMTVGEAPGSTASEASLFSNPERKELNMIFTFEHMNIDRIPGSVNRKWALKPFSLVELKRVMSEWQNKVNGVGWNSLYFENHDQPRVISRWGNDREYRKECAKAYATVLHGMQGTPYIYQGEEIGMTNVQYELDEYDDVEIHNAYKELVETGKSISREDFQKAVWNKARDNARVPMQWDDSDNAGFTTGTPWFKVSDRYQEINVKEALADEDSIFYYYQKLITLRHTEDILTEADYHLLLPEHPELFVYERTWNGKRWLVAANLSEKEISLEEVRDCLDETMKIVISNYKRTEIPETFLPYEAWIAEKIG; from the coding sequence ATGAGTGAATGGTGGAAAAAATCAGTTGTATACCAAATTTATCCGAGAAGTTTTAAAGACTCTAACGGAGATGGATTCGGAGATTTGAACGGAATTATAGAAAAATTGGATTATATCAAAAAGCTTGGGGCAGATGCAGTCTGGCTGAGTCCTGTGTTTGATTCTCCTCAGGATGATAATGGGTACGATGTCCGTGATTACCGAAAAATATATGACAAATTTGGAACAAACGAGGATATGGACCGCCTGATCGAAGAGGCACATGCCCGTGGAATCAAAATTATTTTGGATCTTGTGGTAAACCATACTTCGGATGAGCATGAGTGGTTTGTGGAGAGCTATAAATCCGATGACAATCCGTACAGTGATTTCTATTTTTGGAAAGACCCAAAAGCGGATGGAAGTGAGCCGAATAATTGGGGCTCCAGCTTTTGTGGAAGCGCTTGGGAATATGCGGAGACAAGAGGACAATATTACCTGCATTTCTACACAAAGAAACAGCCGGATTTGAATTGGGAAAACGAGCAAGTGAGACAGGCAGTCTATGACATTATGAAATACTGGTTTGATAAAGGGGTAGATGGATGGCGAATGGATGTGATTGCATCAATTTCCAAATATACCGATTTCCCAGATTATCCGCAGAAGCCAGGGCAGAAGTATTACACAGGGTATATGCATAGCAATGGTCCGCGTCTGCATGAATTTCTGCAGGAGATGAACAGAGAAGTGCTCTCAAAATATGACTGTATGACAGTAGGAGAAGCACCAGGGTCGACTGCTTCGGAGGCAAGTCTGTTCAGCAATCCAGAGCGGAAAGAGCTGAATATGATATTTACGTTTGAACATATGAATATTGACCGTATTCCAGGATCTGTAAACCGAAAATGGGCGCTGAAACCATTTTCATTGGTAGAACTAAAAAGAGTCATGAGTGAGTGGCAGAACAAGGTAAATGGAGTGGGTTGGAACTCTTTATATTTTGAGAATCATGATCAGCCGAGAGTGATTTCCAGATGGGGAAATGACCGTGAATATCGTAAGGAATGTGCAAAAGCATATGCAACGGTATTGCATGGTATGCAGGGAACTCCTTATATATACCAGGGAGAGGAAATCGGTATGACGAATGTGCAGTATGAATTAGACGAATATGACGATGTGGAAATTCATAATGCGTACAAAGAATTAGTGGAAACTGGCAAGAGTATCAGCAGAGAAGATTTTCAAAAGGCGGTTTGGAACAAAGCACGTGACAACGCACGTGTACCGATGCAGTGGGATGACAGTGACAATGCAGGATTTACAACCGGCACACCGTGGTTCAAAGTCAGTGACCGATATCAGGAGATCAATGTGAAAGAAGCACTTGCGGATGAAGATTCCATTTTTTATTATTATCAGAAATTGATCACACTGCGTCATACAGAAGATATTTTGACAGAAGCAGATTACCATCTGTTATTGCCGGAACATCCAGAATTATTCGTATATGAACGAACATGGAATGGAAAAAGATGGCTTGTGGCAGCGAATCTGTCAGAAAAAGAAATTTCATTGGAAGAGGTAAGAGATTGTCTGGATGAAACTATGAAGATTGTCATCAGCAACTATAAACGAACAGAAATTCCTGAGACATTTCTTCCTTATGAAGCATGGATTGCAGAAAAAATAGGATAG
- a CDS encoding Cof-type HAD-IIB family hydrolase: MKDVRLAAFDLDGTLLDSANKISDFTIRQIQKAIDRGIEIVIATGRSVPLFPEELKRVSGIRYAIVENGAGIYDLKNQRFLFRRTIPYDIVRKIADCLEVADGFAEFFSEGNVYSDIENISRLNQVDKDDNFVSYFRQNHTFVNHLKAQDRLLENIEKINLFFVNQNVQEKIKMVLKEETEVSATSSIADNIELQNSSVSKASGLKWLCDMLGIKKEETIAVGDGDNDRKMLRFAGIGAAMANASETVKGDADVILLSNNEDGALRFLSEYLELD, encoded by the coding sequence ATGAAAGACGTGAGGCTGGCGGCATTTGATTTGGATGGGACACTGTTGGATTCTGCAAATAAAATAAGTGATTTTACAATTCGACAGATTCAAAAGGCGATAGACAGAGGAATTGAGATTGTCATTGCCACTGGAAGAAGCGTGCCCCTATTTCCGGAAGAATTGAAAAGAGTGAGTGGAATACGTTATGCAATAGTGGAAAATGGGGCAGGTATATACGATCTGAAAAATCAGAGATTTCTTTTTCGCAGGACAATTCCATATGACATCGTGCGAAAAATCGCAGATTGTCTGGAGGTGGCCGACGGGTTTGCAGAATTTTTTTCAGAAGGAAATGTATATTCCGATATTGAAAATATCAGCCGTCTGAATCAGGTTGACAAAGATGATAATTTTGTTTCATATTTCAGACAGAATCATACCTTCGTAAATCATCTGAAAGCACAGGATAGACTGCTTGAAAATATAGAGAAGATTAATTTATTTTTTGTAAATCAGAATGTACAGGAAAAAATCAAAATGGTGCTGAAAGAGGAAACAGAAGTTTCAGCGACTTCTTCTATTGCAGATAATATAGAACTTCAAAACAGTAGTGTAAGTAAGGCATCGGGTCTGAAATGGCTTTGTGATATGCTTGGTATTAAAAAAGAAGAGACAATTGCGGTTGGAGACGGAGACAATGACAGAAAGATGTTAAGATTTGCAGGAATTGGTGCTGCAATGGCAAATGCTTCTGAAACAGTAAAAGGGGATGCTGATGTGATCCTTTTATCCAATAACGAGGATGGGGCTTTGCGATTTTTGTCAGAATATCTTGAGCTTGATTAA
- the nagB gene encoding glucosamine-6-phosphate deaminase, whose translation MKIIKTADYNEMSRKAANLIGAQVIMKPNCILGLATGSSPIGTYKELIKRCEEGDLDFSQVKSVNLDEYKGLPRDNDQSYYYFMNHNLFDHINIDKANTHVPNGMEPDAAKECANYEELIKSLGGVDLQLLGLGHNGHIGFNEPAEEFDKVTHCVDLQESTIEANKRFFESADDVPRQAYTMGIGTIMSAKKIVVVVSGEDKADIVKRAFSGPVTPSVPASILQMHPDVTVICDAAAYSKVEA comes from the coding sequence ATGAAAATTATTAAAACAGCAGACTATAATGAAATGAGCAGAAAGGCAGCGAACTTGATCGGGGCACAGGTAATTATGAAACCAAACTGTATTTTGGGCTTGGCAACAGGATCTTCTCCGATTGGAACTTACAAAGAACTGATCAAAAGATGTGAAGAAGGAGATCTTGATTTTTCGCAGGTGAAATCTGTAAATCTTGATGAATACAAAGGACTTCCAAGAGACAATGATCAAAGCTATTATTACTTCATGAACCACAATCTGTTTGATCATATTAACATTGATAAAGCAAATACACATGTGCCTAATGGTATGGAGCCAGATGCGGCAAAAGAGTGTGCAAACTATGAAGAACTGATCAAATCCTTGGGAGGGGTTGATCTGCAGTTATTAGGTCTTGGACATAACGGACATATCGGATTCAATGAACCGGCAGAAGAATTTGACAAAGTGACACACTGTGTAGATTTGCAGGAGAGCACAATTGAAGCAAATAAACGTTTCTTCGAATCAGCGGACGATGTTCCAAGACAGGCTTATACAATGGGAATTGGCACGATTATGAGTGCAAAGAAAATTGTTGTGGTAGTAAGCGGTGAAGACAAAGCGGATATTGTAAAGAGAGCGTTTAGCGGACCGGTGACACCATCTGTTCCGGCATCTATTTTGCAGATGCATCCGGATGTGACTGTGATTTGTGATGCGGCTGCATATTCAAAAGTAGAAGCATAA
- the nagA gene encoding N-acetylglucosamine-6-phosphate deacetylase, which produces MIIKNVKVFTEDKTFEPGAIGIENGIFKNNLFDSGEIIDGEGCYAIPGLIDVHFHGCMGYDFCDGTKEAIEKIAEYEASQGVTTIVPATMTLSEEELMKIMANGGTYENKEGAAVLAGINMEGPFICSKKKGAQAATHIHKPDVAMFRRLQEAANGLIRLVDIAPEVEGAMEFISELKDEVHISFAHTTADYDTAKTGYALGACHATHLYNAMPPFTHREPGVIGAARDSEHCMVELICDGIHIHPSVVRATFQMFGNDRVVLVSDSMRACGLSDGDYTLGGQDVKVVGKLATLKSDGAIAGSVTNLMDCMRTAVKEMGIPLESAVAAATMNPAKSVGLYEQYGSITEGKIANVVLLDEDLNIKKIIING; this is translated from the coding sequence ATGATTATTAAAAATGTAAAAGTGTTTACAGAAGATAAAACATTTGAACCAGGAGCAATTGGAATTGAAAATGGTATTTTTAAGAATAATCTGTTTGACAGCGGAGAGATTATTGACGGAGAAGGCTGTTATGCAATCCCGGGATTGATTGATGTACATTTTCATGGATGTATGGGATATGATTTTTGTGATGGTACAAAAGAAGCAATTGAGAAGATTGCTGAATATGAGGCGTCTCAGGGAGTTACAACGATTGTTCCGGCAACGATGACTTTATCAGAAGAAGAGCTGATGAAAATCATGGCAAACGGAGGAACTTACGAGAACAAAGAAGGTGCGGCTGTGCTTGCTGGAATCAATATGGAAGGACCGTTTATCTGTTCGAAGAAAAAGGGAGCACAGGCAGCAACACATATTCACAAACCAGACGTTGCGATGTTCAGAAGGCTTCAGGAGGCAGCAAACGGATTGATTCGTCTCGTAGATATTGCACCGGAGGTAGAGGGGGCAATGGAATTTATCAGTGAGCTGAAGGATGAAGTGCATATTTCGTTTGCGCATACGACAGCGGACTACGATACAGCTAAGACAGGGTATGCATTGGGAGCTTGTCATGCAACACATCTGTACAATGCGATGCCACCATTTACACATAGAGAGCCAGGAGTAATCGGAGCAGCAAGAGACAGTGAACACTGTATGGTAGAGTTGATCTGTGATGGAATTCATATTCATCCGTCAGTTGTCCGTGCGACATTCCAAATGTTTGGAAATGACAGAGTCGTGTTGGTCAGTGATAGCATGAGAGCGTGTGGCTTGTCAGACGGAGATTATACACTTGGTGGACAAGATGTAAAGGTAGTAGGAAAGCTTGCGACTTTGAAATCGGACGGAGCAATTGCCGGTTCTGTCACAAACTTGATGGATTGTATGAGAACTGCAGTTAAAGAGATGGGTATTCCGCTGGAGAGCGCAGTTGCGGCTGCGACTATGAACCCTGCAAAAAGTGTTGGATTGTATGAACAATATGGCTCAATCACAGAGGGAAAAATAGCAAATGTAGTGCTGTTGGATGAGGATTTGAATATTAAAAAGATCATTATAAATGGTTAG